One window from the genome of Pseudonocardia hierapolitana encodes:
- a CDS encoding SigE family RNA polymerase sigma factor, translating into MDDASEREFAEYFRARRDAVRRTAYLLCGDWHRADDHAQAAFVALHRHWRRIRDRDALDAWVRRTLVRAVVDESRRPWRRERATAEPPPERSGVPSASEAVTTRHVLVDGLRAVPPRQRAVLVLRYLDGLDVAGTAAALGCSEGTVKSQTAHGLTALRTVLGDALDDLRPAG; encoded by the coding sequence GTGGACGACGCCAGCGAGCGGGAGTTCGCCGAGTACTTCCGCGCGCGCCGCGACGCCGTGCGGCGCACCGCCTACCTGCTGTGCGGTGACTGGCACCGCGCCGACGACCACGCGCAGGCCGCGTTCGTCGCGTTGCACCGCCACTGGCGCCGCATCCGCGACCGTGACGCGCTCGACGCGTGGGTGCGTCGCACGCTGGTGCGTGCCGTCGTCGACGAGTCACGGCGGCCGTGGCGGCGGGAACGGGCGACGGCGGAACCGCCGCCGGAGAGGAGCGGGGTGCCGTCGGCGTCCGAGGCGGTGACCACGCGGCACGTGCTCGTCGACGGCCTGCGGGCCGTTCCGCCGCGCCAGCGCGCCGTGCTCGTACTGCGCTACCTCGACGGGCTCGACGTCGCGGGCACGGCGGCGGCGCTGGGCTGCAGCGAGGGCACCGTGAAGAGCCAGACCGCGCACGGGCTGACGGCGCTGCGCACCGTGCTCGGCGACGCGCTCGACGACCTGCGACCGGCGGGATGA
- a CDS encoding phosphoribosylaminoimidazolesuccinocarboxamide synthase, with translation MKLLHSGKVRDLYTDGDDLIMVASDRVSIYDVVLPTPIPDKGSVLTRLSLWWFDRLADIVAHHVISGTDVPAEFAGRAVRCRRLEMLPVECIARGYLAGLGLEEYRKQGTVSGVPLPDGLVEGSKLPEPIFTPTTKAPVGEHDEFMTFDDVVAAVGADTAARLRELTLAVYTRGAETAATSGIIVADTKLEFGVDVDGGIVLADEVLTPDSSRFWPADAWEPGRPQFAFDKQFLREWSQGLDWDRTPPGPEIPAAVVAATRARYVEAYERITGRDW, from the coding sequence GTGAAGCTGCTGCACTCGGGCAAGGTCCGCGACCTGTACACGGACGGCGACGACCTGATCATGGTCGCCTCCGATCGCGTGTCGATCTACGACGTGGTGCTCCCGACGCCCATCCCGGACAAGGGCAGCGTGCTCACCCGGCTGTCGCTGTGGTGGTTCGACCGGCTGGCCGACATCGTGGCGCACCACGTGATCTCCGGAACCGACGTGCCGGCCGAGTTCGCCGGGCGCGCCGTCCGCTGCCGGCGCCTGGAGATGCTGCCGGTGGAGTGCATCGCCCGCGGCTACCTCGCCGGGCTGGGGCTCGAGGAGTACCGCAAGCAGGGCACGGTGTCCGGCGTGCCGCTCCCGGACGGCCTCGTCGAGGGCTCGAAGCTGCCCGAACCGATCTTCACCCCGACGACGAAGGCGCCGGTCGGGGAGCACGACGAGTTCATGACGTTCGACGACGTCGTCGCGGCTGTCGGCGCGGACACCGCCGCCCGGTTGCGCGAGCTGACGCTCGCCGTCTACACGCGTGGCGCCGAGACCGCAGCGACCAGCGGGATCATCGTCGCCGACACCAAGCTCGAGTTCGGCGTCGACGTCGACGGCGGGATCGTGCTCGCCGACGAGGTGCTCACCCCCGACTCGTCGCGGTTCTGGCCCGCCGACGCCTGGGAGCCGGGCCGTCCGCAGTTCGCGTTCGACAAGCAGTTCCTGCGTGAGTGGTCGCAGGGCCTCGACTGGGACCGCACCCCGCCCGGCCCGGAGATTCCCGCCGCCGTCGTGGCGGCCACCCGCGCCCGGTACGTCGAGGCGTACGAGCGGATCACCGGTCGCGACTGGTGA
- the purB gene encoding adenylosuccinate lyase, whose product MIPNVLAARYASPELVRIWQPSNKIVLERRLWIAVLRAQRDLGVDVPDGVVEDYERVVEQVDPESIAARERVTRHDVKARIEEFNALAGHEHVHKGLTSRDLTENVEQLQVRLSLEHVRDRTIAILARLARRAGEHAELVMAGRSHNVAAQATTLGKRFATAADELLVAYARLEDLRARYPLRGIKGPVGTAQDMLDLLGGPDTLAELEDRVAAHLGFAARFTSVGQVYPRSLDFDVVSALVQLAAAPSSLATTIRLMAGAELATEGFRPGQVGSSAMPHKMNSRSAERINGMLVLLRGYAGMASELAGAQWNEGDVSDSVVRRVALPDAFFALDGLYETTLTVLDEFGAYPAVIARELDRYLPFLATTAVLMAAVRAEVGRETAHEVIKEHAVGVALAMREKGQAENDLVARLAGDERLGLPAGALDGLLADPLRFTGAATAQVNAVIERVREVVDAHPDAAAYTPGAIL is encoded by the coding sequence GTGATTCCCAACGTGCTGGCCGCCCGCTACGCGAGCCCGGAGCTCGTTCGCATCTGGCAGCCGTCGAACAAGATCGTGCTGGAGCGGCGGCTCTGGATCGCCGTTCTTCGGGCCCAGCGCGACCTCGGCGTCGACGTGCCGGACGGCGTGGTGGAGGACTACGAGCGGGTCGTCGAGCAGGTCGACCCGGAGTCGATCGCGGCCCGGGAGCGGGTCACGCGCCACGACGTCAAGGCGCGGATCGAGGAGTTCAACGCGCTCGCCGGCCACGAGCACGTCCACAAGGGCCTCACGAGCAGGGACCTCACCGAGAACGTCGAGCAGCTGCAGGTGCGGCTCTCCCTCGAACACGTCCGCGACCGCACCATCGCGATCCTCGCCCGGCTGGCCCGGCGCGCGGGCGAGCACGCCGAGCTGGTGATGGCCGGGCGCTCGCACAACGTCGCCGCGCAGGCGACGACGCTCGGGAAGCGGTTCGCCACCGCCGCCGACGAGCTGCTCGTGGCCTACGCACGGTTGGAGGACCTGCGGGCCCGCTACCCGCTGCGCGGGATCAAGGGCCCGGTCGGCACGGCGCAGGACATGCTCGACCTGCTCGGCGGCCCCGACACGCTCGCCGAGCTGGAGGACAGGGTCGCGGCGCACCTCGGGTTCGCCGCCAGGTTCACCAGCGTCGGGCAGGTCTACCCGCGCTCGCTCGACTTCGACGTCGTGAGCGCGCTCGTCCAGCTGGCGGCAGCGCCGTCGTCGCTGGCCACCACGATCCGGCTGATGGCGGGCGCCGAGCTGGCCACGGAGGGGTTCCGGCCGGGCCAGGTCGGGTCCTCGGCGATGCCGCACAAGATGAACTCCCGCTCCGCGGAGCGGATCAACGGGATGCTGGTGCTGCTGCGCGGCTACGCCGGGATGGCGTCCGAGCTCGCGGGCGCTCAGTGGAACGAGGGCGACGTCTCCGACTCCGTCGTGCGCCGCGTGGCGCTGCCCGATGCCTTCTTCGCCCTCGACGGCCTCTACGAGACGACGCTGACCGTGCTCGACGAGTTCGGTGCCTATCCGGCGGTCATCGCGCGTGAGCTGGACCGGTACCTGCCGTTCCTCGCCACCACGGCCGTGCTGATGGCAGCGGTCCGGGCCGAGGTCGGGCGGGAGACCGCGCACGAGGTGATCAAGGAGCACGCCGTGGGCGTCGCGCTCGCGATGCGCGAGAAGGGCCAGGCCGAGAACGATCTCGTCGCCCGGCTCGCCGGTGACGAGCGGCTCGGGCTGCCCGCGGGCGCCCTCGACGGCCTGCTCGCCGACCCGCTGCGGTTCACCGGTGCCGCCACCGCGCAGGTGAACGCCGTCATCGAGCGCGTGCGGGAGGTCGTCGACGCCCACCCGGACGCCGCCGCCTACACCCCCGGAGCGATCCTGTGA
- a CDS encoding DUF2334 domain-containing protein, whose protein sequence is MAESHLVVSLSGLTHDAPEALDRAVAFTAELRVRGVPVSQLLRPAGVPAASPLGRWMHERRAAGDALVLHGYDHATAPIVMPRVGRRAEFAALPRHEAGLRLVAARRALTALGLRTDLFVPPRWLASPGTVDALREQGFGVLADENGVHFLREPGTPLLRSRVLGFRVSGERHPLADDRRAAEAWRCRVLVAEVTRTVRRGGLVRINVRAKDLKRPARRAAVLAAVDAALGLGAAPTTYRVTVAARAA, encoded by the coding sequence GTGGCCGAATCCCACCTGGTCGTCTCCCTCTCGGGCCTGACCCACGACGCCCCCGAGGCGCTCGACCGAGCCGTCGCGTTCACCGCTGAGCTCCGGGTACGCGGGGTCCCGGTCTCGCAGCTCCTCCGCCCGGCAGGCGTTCCGGCGGCGTCCCCGCTCGGGCGGTGGATGCACGAGCGTCGTGCCGCGGGCGACGCGCTCGTGCTCCACGGCTACGACCACGCCACCGCCCCGATCGTGATGCCGCGGGTGGGCAGGCGCGCCGAGTTCGCCGCGCTCCCGCGCCACGAGGCCGGCCTTCGGCTGGTGGCCGCCCGCCGGGCGCTCACGGCGTTGGGGCTGCGGACGGACCTGTTCGTGCCGCCCCGCTGGCTCGCCTCGCCCGGCACCGTGGACGCGCTGCGTGAGCAGGGCTTCGGCGTGCTGGCCGACGAGAACGGCGTGCACTTCCTCCGCGAGCCCGGTACGCCGCTCCTGCGCTCGCGCGTGCTCGGCTTCCGGGTGTCCGGCGAGCGTCACCCGCTTGCCGACGATCGGCGAGCCGCCGAGGCGTGGCGCTGCCGGGTGCTGGTCGCCGAGGTGACGCGCACGGTGCGCCGCGGCGGTCTCGTGCGGATCAACGTGCGGGCCAAGGACCTCAAGCGCCCGGCTCGTCGGGCCGCCGTGCTGGCCGCGGTGGACGCCGCGCTCGGGCTCGGTGCGGCCCCGACGACCTACCGCGTCACCGTCGCCGCCCGCGCCGCCTGA
- a CDS encoding potassium channel family protein encodes MPPPVPVAEPRIAAWDRRVDWWLTGLAVLFLVAYAWQVLDTSLTPAARVVLEVVLTGTWVLFALDYLVRIALARHRWRFVRTHLLDLVILALPMFRQLRALRLITVVSVLNRQLRDDARGRVVFYVVGSVALIGFVASLAVLEAERYAPDSSITTFGDAVWWTMTTISTVGYGDRYPVTPEGRLVAVSLMVSGIALLGVVTASIASWFVENLRRSDAVVERELDEVSADVNRAELQLAAVLVELRAINDRLDALERSSRPS; translated from the coding sequence ATGCCTCCGCCCGTTCCCGTCGCCGAGCCCCGGATCGCCGCGTGGGATCGGCGGGTCGACTGGTGGCTCACGGGGCTCGCGGTCCTGTTCCTCGTCGCCTACGCGTGGCAGGTGCTCGACACCTCGCTCACGCCTGCCGCCCGGGTTGTGCTGGAGGTCGTGCTCACCGGGACCTGGGTGTTGTTCGCCCTCGACTACCTGGTGCGGATCGCGCTGGCCCGCCACCGCTGGCGCTTCGTGCGCACCCACCTGCTGGACCTGGTGATCCTGGCGCTGCCGATGTTCCGGCAGCTGCGGGCCTTGCGGCTGATCACGGTGGTGAGCGTGCTCAACCGGCAGCTGCGTGACGACGCCCGCGGCCGGGTGGTGTTCTACGTCGTGGGCAGCGTCGCGCTCATCGGGTTCGTCGCGTCGCTCGCCGTGCTTGAGGCCGAGCGGTACGCGCCCGATTCGTCGATCACCACCTTCGGCGACGCCGTGTGGTGGACGATGACGACCATCTCCACCGTCGGGTACGGCGACCGGTACCCCGTGACGCCCGAGGGACGGCTCGTCGCGGTGTCGCTGATGGTGTCGGGCATCGCGTTGCTGGGCGTGGTGACGGCCTCGATCGCCTCCTGGTTCGTGGAGAACCTGCGGCGCAGCGACGCCGTGGTCGAGCGCGAGCTGGACGAGGTGTCGGCCGACGTGAACCGCGCCGAGCTGCAGCTCGCGGCCGTGCTGGTGGAGCTGCGGGCGATCAACGACCGGCTGGACGCGCTCGAGCGGAGCAGCAGGCCTTCCTGA
- a CDS encoding MBL fold metallo-hydrolase, which translates to MRITHFGHSCLLLDTGTARLLLDPGAFSAGFESVRGLDAVLVTHQHFDHLDADRIRPLLDANPDARLIVDSGTAEQLGDLPHEVTAPGAVLEIGGARVDVLGGQHAVIHPDIPVVPNNAYLVDGTHLHPGDSFTPPPAPVDVLFLPSGAPWLKVSEAVDYLRAVAPRTAVPIHEAVLARPAMHYGMFERLGPEKTTITVLDRESATDL; encoded by the coding sequence GTGCGCATCACCCACTTCGGCCACTCGTGCCTCCTGCTGGACACGGGCACCGCCCGGCTGCTCCTCGACCCGGGTGCCTTCTCCGCCGGGTTCGAGTCGGTGCGCGGGCTGGACGCGGTTCTCGTCACGCACCAGCACTTCGACCACCTCGACGCCGACCGCATCCGTCCGCTGCTGGACGCCAACCCCGACGCCCGACTGATCGTCGACTCCGGCACCGCGGAACAGCTCGGGGACCTCCCCCACGAGGTCACCGCGCCGGGAGCCGTGCTGGAGATCGGCGGGGCGCGCGTCGACGTGCTGGGCGGACAGCACGCCGTGATCCACCCCGACATCCCGGTGGTGCCGAACAACGCCTACTTGGTGGACGGCACGCACCTGCATCCCGGCGACTCGTTCACCCCGCCGCCGGCGCCCGTCGACGTGCTGTTCCTGCCCAGCGGCGCCCCGTGGCTCAAGGTCTCCGAGGCCGTCGACTACCTGCGCGCCGTCGCGCCGCGCACGGCCGTCCCGATCCACGAGGCCGTGCTCGCCCGCCCCGCGATGCACTACGGCATGTTCGAGCGGCTCGGCCCGGAGAAGACGACGATCACGGTCCTGGACCGGGAGTCCGCCACCGATCTCTGA
- a CDS encoding aminotransferase class I/II-fold pyridoxal phosphate-dependent enzyme encodes MQPVPPAQLTVAARAAVPPFHVMDVWAAAAERQRTHGDLVNLSAGQPSTPAPAAVRAAATAALDADVLGYTVALGIPELREAIAAHYARTYALDVPPEQIVATTGSSGGFLLAFLSAFDAGDRVALARPGYPCYRNILTALGCEVVDLPCGPQTRYQPTVAMLEGLDEPVQGLVVASPANPTGTVLAPAELAALAEYCEQTGVQLVSDEIYHGISYPGAPATSSAWATSREAIVVNSFSKYFSMTGWRLGWLLVPPRLLRAVDCLTGNFTICPPTLAQRAALGAFEESSYAEADGHVARYAVNRELLLDGLAGLGITRLAPADGAFYVYADVSHLTLDSMDFTHRLLAETGVATAPGVDFDPVDGGRFIRLSFAGATEDIRETLARLEAWLPRA; translated from the coding sequence ATGCAGCCCGTTCCGCCCGCTCAGCTCACGGTCGCCGCGCGGGCCGCGGTGCCGCCGTTCCACGTCATGGACGTGTGGGCGGCTGCCGCCGAACGCCAGCGGACCCACGGCGACCTCGTCAACCTCTCGGCAGGCCAGCCCTCCACCCCGGCTCCGGCCGCAGTGCGGGCCGCCGCAACGGCGGCGCTCGACGCCGACGTGCTCGGTTACACCGTCGCGCTCGGGATCCCTGAGCTGCGCGAGGCGATCGCCGCGCACTACGCGCGCACCTACGCGCTCGACGTGCCACCCGAGCAGATCGTGGCCACCACGGGTTCGTCGGGCGGGTTCCTGCTCGCGTTCCTCTCGGCGTTCGACGCGGGCGACCGCGTGGCACTCGCGCGGCCCGGCTACCCCTGCTACCGCAACATCCTCACCGCGCTCGGCTGCGAGGTCGTCGACCTCCCGTGCGGGCCGCAGACCCGCTACCAGCCCACCGTCGCGATGCTCGAGGGCCTCGACGAGCCCGTGCAGGGCCTCGTCGTCGCGAGCCCGGCCAACCCGACGGGCACCGTCCTCGCCCCGGCGGAGCTGGCGGCTCTCGCGGAGTACTGCGAGCAGACCGGCGTTCAGCTGGTGAGCGACGAGATCTACCACGGCATCTCCTACCCGGGTGCCCCTGCCACGTCGTCTGCGTGGGCAACGTCGCGAGAGGCGATCGTCGTCAACTCCTTCTCCAAGTACTTCTCCATGACCGGTTGGCGGCTGGGCTGGCTGCTCGTGCCCCCGCGGCTCCTGCGTGCCGTCGACTGCCTCACCGGGAACTTCACGATCTGCCCACCCACCCTCGCGCAGCGTGCGGCGCTCGGCGCGTTCGAGGAATCGAGCTACGCGGAGGCCGACGGGCACGTCGCCCGCTACGCCGTGAACCGCGAGCTGCTGCTCGACGGGCTAGCCGGGCTGGGCATCACCCGGCTCGCGCCCGCCGACGGCGCGTTCTACGTCTACGCCGACGTCTCGCACCTGACGCTCGACTCGATGGACTTCACCCACCGGCTGCTCGCCGAGACGGGTGTGGCCACAGCACCGGGCGTGGACTTCGACCCGGTCGACGGCGGGCGGTTCATCCGGCTGTCCTTCGCGGGCGCCACGGAGGACATCAGGGAGACCCTGGCGCGCCTGGAGGCGTGGCTGCCGCGGGCCTGA
- a CDS encoding TetR/AcrR family transcriptional regulator encodes MGTTKGERRREELITAAAALLRSGGFDAVRHRAVAERAGLPLASTTYYFSSLEELVTAAVERTGRDELAEVREQLDALPEGPLGADELVELILDHLIGRESRERGLEAALLRFERLVGAGRRPYLAPSMRKMRSDFEALLAEILARSGRSLDPTAVRDLVSLVDGALVSALIEADPDPRAVGRELLLRTL; translated from the coding sequence GTGGGCACGACGAAGGGGGAGCGGCGGCGGGAGGAGCTGATCACCGCCGCCGCCGCGCTCCTGCGCTCCGGCGGGTTCGATGCCGTGCGCCACCGGGCGGTCGCCGAGCGGGCCGGGCTGCCGCTGGCGTCCACCACGTACTACTTCTCCTCGCTCGAGGAGCTGGTCACGGCGGCCGTCGAGCGCACGGGCCGGGACGAGCTCGCCGAGGTCCGCGAGCAGCTCGACGCCCTCCCGGAAGGCCCGCTCGGCGCGGACGAGTTGGTGGAGCTGATCCTCGACCACCTGATCGGGCGGGAGTCGCGGGAGCGCGGGCTCGAGGCGGCGCTGCTGCGCTTCGAGCGGCTGGTCGGCGCCGGGCGGCGCCCCTATCTCGCCCCGTCGATGCGGAAGATGCGCAGCGATTTCGAGGCGCTGCTCGCCGAGATCCTCGCCCGGTCCGGCCGCTCGCTCGACCCGACGGCCGTCCGCGACCTCGTCTCGCTCGTGGACGGTGCCCTGGTCAGCGCGCTCATCGAGGCCGACCCCGACCCCCGCGCCGTGGGCAGGGAGCTCCTCCTCCGCACCCTCTGA
- a CDS encoding threonine aldolase family protein: MRAAMAAAEVGDDVLDRDPTMRELEIRVAGMLGASDALWTPSGSMGNLIALMHHLGRGDAFLAPAGAHVLDNELGTAAWLAGGMPRPMDHDAGPGKVTPSAVRRAAAGGDGPYHALRTTLLCLENTHNAAGGTVSAPDEHAAVVAAARAAKLKVHLDGARLWHAAVALGVPPAALTVGVDTVQVCLSKGLGAPMGSVVAGSTEFVANARRLRKMLGGGVRQGGVVAAAGLVALDRIDRLSEDHDRARTLAAGLRERGWEVAVPQTNIVLVSVADLAGTLQRFEAAGVRAVPMAGRVRLMTHADLTDADIQTALRRIGPVDGADGRADGHRSPVRPGRR, from the coding sequence ATGCGGGCGGCGATGGCCGCGGCCGAGGTGGGCGACGACGTCCTCGACCGCGACCCGACGATGCGCGAGCTGGAGATCCGGGTGGCCGGGATGCTCGGCGCCTCGGACGCCCTCTGGACGCCCAGCGGTTCGATGGGCAACCTCATCGCGCTCATGCACCACCTCGGCCGAGGCGACGCCTTCCTCGCCCCGGCGGGCGCACACGTCCTGGACAACGAGCTCGGCACGGCGGCCTGGCTCGCGGGCGGGATGCCGCGCCCCATGGATCACGACGCCGGACCGGGCAAGGTCACCCCGTCGGCCGTCCGCCGGGCAGCGGCAGGGGGCGACGGGCCCTACCACGCGCTGCGCACCACCCTGCTCTGCCTGGAGAACACCCACAACGCCGCCGGGGGCACGGTCAGCGCCCCGGACGAGCACGCGGCCGTCGTCGCGGCGGCCCGGGCCGCGAAGCTCAAGGTGCACCTGGACGGCGCCCGGCTCTGGCACGCCGCGGTGGCGCTCGGCGTGCCGCCTGCGGCCCTGACGGTCGGGGTCGACACCGTGCAGGTCTGCCTCAGCAAGGGCCTCGGCGCGCCGATGGGTTCGGTCGTGGCCGGCTCGACCGAGTTCGTCGCGAACGCCCGCCGGCTGCGCAAGATGCTCGGCGGAGGCGTCCGGCAGGGCGGCGTTGTGGCCGCGGCCGGTCTCGTTGCGCTGGACCGGATCGACCGTCTCAGCGAGGACCACGACCGCGCCCGCACGCTGGCTGCCGGGCTGCGCGAACGCGGTTGGGAGGTGGCCGTCCCGCAGACCAACATCGTGCTCGTCTCGGTCGCCGATCTGGCCGGCACCCTCCAGCGGTTCGAGGCGGCGGGCGTGCGGGCCGTGCCCATGGCGGGCCGGGTGCGGCTGATGACGCACGCCGACCTCACCGACGCCGACATCCAGACCGCCCTGCGCCGCATCGGGCCGGTCGACGGCGCGGACGGTCGCGCCGACGGGCACCGTTCCCCGGTCCGCCCGGGTCGGCGGTGA
- the purS gene encoding phosphoribosylformylglycinamidine synthase subunit PurS — MAKVVVDVMPKPEILDPQGQAVAGALTRLGVAGVADVRQGKHFVLEVDDSVDDETLEQVAATLLANPVIEDWVVTRA; from the coding sequence GTGGCGAAGGTCGTGGTGGATGTGATGCCGAAGCCGGAGATCCTCGACCCGCAGGGGCAGGCCGTGGCGGGGGCACTCACGCGGCTCGGCGTCGCAGGCGTCGCGGATGTGCGGCAGGGCAAGCACTTCGTGCTCGAGGTCGACGACTCGGTGGACGACGAGACCCTTGAGCAGGTCGCGGCCACCCTCCTGGCCAACCCCGTGATCGAGGACTGGGTGGTGACCCGGGCGTGA